The following are from one region of the Nerophis ophidion isolate RoL-2023_Sa linkage group LG20, RoL_Noph_v1.0, whole genome shotgun sequence genome:
- the mab21l2 gene encoding protein mab-21-like 2, with amino-acid sequence MIATQAKLVYQLNKYYTERCQARKAAIAKTIREVCKVVSDVLKEVEVQEPRFISSLSEIDARYEGMEVVSPSEFEVVLYLNQMGVFNFVDDGSLPGCAVLKLSDGRKRSMSLWVEFITASGYLSARKIRSRFQTLVAQAVDKCSYRDVVKMVADTSEVKLRIRERYVVQITPAFKCTGIWPRSAAQWPMPHIPWPGPNRVAEVKAEGFNLLSKECYSLTGKQSSAESDAWVLQFSEAENRLLMAGCRKKCLSVLKTLRDRHLELPGQPLNNYHMKTLLLYECEKHPRESDWDEACLGDRLNGILLQLISCLQCRRCPHYFLPNLDLFQGKPHSALEAAAKQTWRLAREILTNAKSLDKL; translated from the coding sequence ATGATCGCCACGCAGGCCAAGCTGGTGTACCAGCTCAACAAGTACTACACGGAGCGCTGCCAGGCGCGCAAAGCCGCCATCGCCAAGACCATCCGGGAGGTGTGCAAGGTGGTGTCGGACGTCCTGAAGGAGGTGGAGGTGCAGGAGCCGCGCTTCATCAGCTCCCTCAGCGAGATCGACGCCCGCTACGAGGGCATGGAGGTGGTCTCGCCCAGCGAGTTCGAGGTGGTGCTCTACCTCAACCAGATGGGCGTCTTCAACTTCGTGGACGACGGCTCGCTGCCGGGCTGCGCGGTGCTCAAGCTGAGCGACGGCCGCAAGAGGAGCATGTCCCTGTGGGTGGAGTTCATCACCGCCTCGGGCTACCTGTCCGCCCGCAAGATCCGCTCCCGCTTCCAGACGCTGGTGGCGCAGGCGGTGGACAAGTGCAGCTACCGCGACGTGGTGAAGATGGTGGCGGACACCAGCGAGGTGAAGCTCCGCATCCGCGAGCGCTACGTGGTGCAGATCACGCCCGCCTTCAAGTGCACCGGCATCTGGCCGCGCAGCGCGGCGCAGTGGCCCATGCCGCACATCCCCTGGCCGGGGCCCAACCGCGTGGCGGAGGTGAAGGCGGAGGGCTTCAACCTGCTCTCCAAGGAGTGCTACTCGCTGACGGGCAAGCAGAGCTCCGCCGAGAGCGACGCCTGGGTGCTGCAGTTCAGCGAGGCCGAGAACCGGCTGCTGATGGCCGGCTGCAGGAAGAAGTGCCTGTCGGTGCTCAAGACCCTGCGGGACCGCCACCTGGAGCTGCCCGGCCAGCCGCTCAACAACTACCACATGAAGACGCTGCTGCTGTACGAGTGCGAGAAGCACCCGCGGGAGAGCGACTGGGACGAGGCCTGCCTGGGGGACCGGCTCAACGGCATCCTGCTGCAGCTCATCTCCTGCCTGCAGTGCCGCCGCTGCCCGCACTACTTCCTGCCCAACCTGGACCTCTTTCAGGGCAAGCCGCACTCGGCCCTGGAGGCGGCCGCCAAGCAGACCTGGAGACTAGCCAGGGAGATCCTCACCAACGCCAAAAGCTTggacaaattataa